In Georgenia soli, a genomic segment contains:
- a CDS encoding L-lactate dehydrogenase — protein sequence MSEQLEVGGRSELLGESRPGDRRPSKVAIVGAGAVGSTLAYACLLRGAAREVVLYDLNRAKVEAEALDIAHGIAFTPMGTVSGSDDLAICADADIVIVTAGAKQKPGQSRLDLAGATIGIMRDLLPRLVEVAPDATYIMVANPVDVVTYAGLKISGVPENRFFGSGTVLDTSRLRYLVAQQCGVAVQNVHAYIAGEHGDSEIPLWSSAMIGAVPLLQWGFTADGRLLDEAVRAEIAEEVVTSAYSIIEGKGATNYAVALAVVRIIEAVLRDERRVLSVSSLLDDYLDISDVCLSVPTVVGQTGVGRRLVPVVTEHERAGLQKSAESVRAVIRQFGF from the coding sequence ATGAGCGAGCAGCTCGAGGTTGGCGGACGCAGCGAGCTGCTGGGCGAGAGCAGGCCGGGGGACCGGCGCCCGAGCAAGGTGGCGATCGTGGGCGCCGGCGCCGTCGGCTCCACCCTCGCGTACGCGTGCCTGCTGCGCGGCGCCGCCCGCGAGGTGGTGCTCTACGACCTGAACCGGGCGAAGGTCGAGGCAGAGGCGCTCGACATCGCGCACGGCATCGCGTTCACGCCCATGGGGACGGTGTCCGGCTCCGACGACCTGGCCATCTGCGCGGACGCCGACATCGTGATCGTCACCGCCGGCGCGAAGCAGAAGCCCGGGCAGTCACGCCTCGACCTCGCCGGCGCCACCATCGGGATCATGCGCGACCTGTTGCCCCGCCTGGTGGAGGTCGCCCCGGACGCCACGTACATCATGGTGGCGAACCCCGTCGACGTCGTCACCTACGCCGGGCTGAAGATCTCGGGCGTGCCGGAGAACAGGTTCTTCGGGTCCGGCACGGTCCTGGACACCTCCCGCCTGCGCTACCTCGTGGCGCAGCAGTGCGGGGTCGCGGTGCAGAACGTCCACGCCTACATCGCCGGAGAGCACGGCGACTCGGAGATCCCCCTGTGGAGCTCCGCCATGATCGGTGCCGTGCCCCTGCTGCAGTGGGGCTTCACGGCCGACGGGCGCCTGCTCGACGAGGCCGTGCGCGCGGAGATCGCCGAGGAGGTCGTCACCTCGGCGTACAGCATCATCGAGGGCAAGGGCGCCACCAACTACGCCGTGGCGCTGGCCGTGGTGCGCATCATCGAGGCCGTGCTGCGCGACGAGCGCCGCGTGCTGTCCGTCTCCTCGCTGCTGGACGACTACCTCGACATCTCGGACGTCTGCCTGTCCGTCCCGACCGTCGTCGGGCAGACCGGCGTCGGGCGCCGCCTCGTACCGGTGGTCACCGAGCACGAGCGCGCCGGCCTGCAGAAGAGCGCCGAGTCCGTGCGGGCGGTGATCCGCCAGTTCGGGTTCTGA
- a CDS encoding ATP-dependent DNA helicase, translated as MAAPDTDDLLADAVAALGGTPREGQQRMARAVTEALEGQRHLLVQAGTGTGKSLAYLVPTLAHAVTAGKRAVVSTATLALQRQVLVQDAPRVAEVVAARTGMRPDVALLKGWHNYLCRHKVAGGYPTDEEPGLFSVSAATGVDPAAPLPPSDGADPGPAVAGRSTLAEQVLRLREWAEETTTGDRDDLVPGVSERAWRQVSVTKMECLGAKCPMLSECFPEAARQAAREADVVVTNHAMLGIAASGSPNVLPEHDILVVDEAHELTDRVTAQATGELSAGVVERTARLARRHAGVGVDALDTAAAALRARLEVVPDGRLPDGLPADLRDAVVLVEAGAREAVTAMRPEPGAQAQEAGARAMARSAMVVLHEVAERLLGDGVARRRDVLWCERPRGGVEQPRLRLAPLDVAGPLATNLLAGRAAVLTSATLTLGGTFDPMARSLGLTLGEDTTFESLDVGSPFDYPRQGILYVARHLPPPGRDGPTPEALDELVDLVRAAGGATLGLFSSRRAAEAAAQRLREELDTPVLCQGEDQLPTLVRAFAADEATSLMGTLSLWQGVDVPGPTCRLVVIDRIPFPRPDDPVRSARSEVVAAAGGNGFMSVAATHAALLLAQGAGRLVRSTSDRGVVAVLDPRLATARYGTFLTRSMPPLWRTHDGEVTRAALRRLTAAAPAVA; from the coding sequence GTGGCCGCGCCCGACACCGACGACCTCCTCGCCGACGCCGTCGCCGCACTGGGCGGCACCCCGCGCGAGGGTCAGCAGCGCATGGCCCGGGCGGTGACCGAGGCCCTGGAGGGTCAGCGGCACCTGCTGGTCCAGGCCGGCACCGGCACGGGCAAGTCGCTCGCCTACCTCGTCCCCACCCTGGCGCACGCCGTCACCGCGGGGAAGCGGGCCGTCGTCTCGACGGCGACCCTGGCGCTCCAGCGCCAGGTGCTCGTCCAGGACGCCCCGCGCGTCGCCGAGGTCGTCGCCGCCCGCACCGGGATGCGCCCCGACGTCGCCCTGCTCAAGGGGTGGCACAACTACCTGTGCCGGCACAAGGTCGCCGGCGGCTACCCGACCGACGAGGAGCCGGGCCTCTTCTCCGTCTCCGCCGCGACCGGCGTCGACCCCGCCGCGCCGCTGCCACCGTCCGACGGCGCGGACCCGGGCCCCGCCGTCGCGGGACGTTCCACCCTGGCCGAGCAGGTCCTGCGGCTGCGGGAGTGGGCCGAGGAGACGACCACGGGTGACCGGGACGACCTCGTCCCCGGGGTGAGCGAGCGGGCGTGGCGGCAGGTCTCCGTCACGAAGATGGAGTGTCTCGGCGCGAAGTGCCCCATGCTCTCCGAGTGCTTCCCGGAGGCGGCGCGGCAGGCGGCCCGCGAGGCGGACGTCGTGGTCACCAACCACGCCATGCTCGGCATCGCGGCGTCCGGCTCCCCGAACGTGCTCCCGGAGCACGACATCCTCGTCGTCGACGAGGCGCACGAGCTGACCGACCGGGTCACCGCCCAGGCGACCGGCGAGCTCAGCGCCGGTGTCGTCGAGCGGACCGCCCGGCTCGCGCGCCGCCACGCCGGGGTCGGCGTCGACGCGCTCGACACCGCCGCGGCTGCGCTGAGGGCCCGGCTCGAGGTCGTCCCCGACGGGCGGCTGCCCGACGGGCTTCCCGCCGACCTGCGCGACGCCGTCGTCCTCGTCGAGGCCGGCGCGCGGGAGGCCGTCACCGCCATGAGGCCGGAGCCCGGCGCGCAGGCGCAGGAGGCCGGGGCCCGTGCCATGGCGCGCTCGGCGATGGTCGTGCTGCACGAGGTGGCCGAGCGGCTGCTGGGCGACGGGGTGGCCCGACGCCGTGACGTGCTGTGGTGCGAGCGACCGCGCGGCGGCGTCGAGCAGCCGAGGCTGCGGCTGGCGCCGCTCGACGTGGCGGGTCCGCTGGCCACGAACCTGCTCGCCGGACGCGCGGCGGTGCTCACGTCCGCGACCCTGACCCTCGGCGGCACGTTCGACCCCATGGCCCGCTCCCTCGGCCTCACGCTCGGCGAGGACACGACCTTCGAGTCGCTCGACGTCGGCTCTCCCTTCGACTACCCGCGGCAGGGGATCCTCTACGTCGCCCGGCACCTCCCGCCGCCGGGCCGGGACGGACCCACCCCCGAGGCGCTCGACGAGCTCGTCGACCTGGTCCGGGCGGCCGGCGGTGCGACGCTCGGCCTCTTCTCGTCCCGGCGCGCCGCGGAGGCGGCGGCGCAGCGCCTGCGCGAGGAGCTCGACACACCGGTCCTGTGCCAGGGCGAGGACCAGCTGCCCACCCTGGTGCGCGCGTTCGCCGCGGACGAGGCCACGAGCCTCATGGGGACCCTCTCGCTGTGGCAGGGGGTCGACGTCCCCGGCCCCACCTGCCGTCTCGTGGTGATCGACCGCATCCCGTTCCCGCGCCCCGACGACCCGGTGCGCTCGGCACGCTCCGAGGTGGTCGCGGCCGCGGGAGGCAACGGGTTCATGAGCGTGGCGGCCACCCACGCCGCGCTCCTGCTCGCGCAGGGCGCCGGACGGCTCGTGCGGTCGACGTCCGACCGGGGGGTGGTCGCCGTGCTGGACCCGCGCCTGGCGACGGCCCGCTACGGCACCTTCCTGACCCGTTCCATGCCGCCGCTGTGGCGCACGCACGACGGAGAGGTCACCCGCGCCGCGCTCCGACGTCTCACGGCTGCGGCCCCGGCCGTCGCTTAG
- the hflX gene encoding GTPase HflX gives MARTDHHLPTAADREPSTGDQQAAEDVVARILARAGSLRSTEGTALQPDADTESDHDGDQLEREERAALRRVAGLSTELEDVTEVEYRQLRLERVVLVGLWSTGTAEMAEVSLRELAALAETAGSEVLDGLLQRRATPDPGTYLGSGKAAELADLVRSVGADTVIVDGDLSPSQRRSLEDIVQVKVIDRTALILDIFAQHAKSREGKAQVELAQLEYLLPRLRGWGESMSRQAGGRVAGGEGIGSRGPGETKIELDRRRIRTRMARLRRQIKEMAPSRETKRGARRHHQIPSVAIVGYTNAGKSSLLNRLTGAGVLVQNQLFATLDPTVRRATTPDGRVYTLADTVGFVRSLPTELVEAFRSTLEEAGEADLLLHVVDAAHPDPEGQVRTVRAVVADIPGGTEVPELIVLNKADLAGPEDLAALRTRYPGSVAVSARTGEGVEELAARIAELLPRPAEEIDLVVPYSRGDLVSRAHTDGEILAEEYAEGGTRLHALVPPDLAADLRTAGLPDGGEAPAARSAS, from the coding sequence ATGGCGCGCACCGACCACCACCTCCCGACCGCTGCGGACCGGGAGCCGAGCACCGGCGACCAGCAGGCGGCAGAGGACGTGGTCGCGCGTATCCTCGCCCGCGCCGGTTCCCTGCGCTCCACCGAGGGCACGGCCCTGCAGCCGGACGCGGACACCGAGTCGGACCACGACGGCGACCAGCTCGAGCGCGAGGAGCGGGCCGCCCTGCGCCGCGTCGCCGGGCTGTCCACCGAGCTCGAGGACGTCACCGAGGTCGAGTACCGGCAGCTGCGCCTCGAGCGGGTGGTGCTCGTCGGCCTGTGGTCCACCGGCACCGCGGAGATGGCAGAGGTCTCGCTGCGCGAGCTCGCCGCGCTCGCGGAGACCGCCGGCTCTGAGGTGCTCGACGGGCTGCTGCAGCGACGGGCCACCCCCGACCCCGGCACGTACCTGGGTTCGGGCAAGGCGGCCGAGCTGGCCGACCTCGTCCGCTCCGTCGGCGCCGACACCGTCATCGTCGACGGCGACCTGAGCCCCTCCCAGCGTCGCAGCCTCGAGGACATCGTCCAGGTCAAGGTCATCGACCGCACCGCGCTCATCCTCGACATCTTCGCCCAGCACGCGAAGTCCCGGGAGGGCAAGGCGCAGGTCGAGCTGGCCCAGCTCGAGTACCTCCTCCCGCGCCTGCGCGGCTGGGGCGAGTCCATGTCCCGGCAGGCCGGTGGGCGCGTCGCCGGGGGTGAGGGCATCGGCTCCCGCGGTCCCGGTGAGACCAAGATCGAGCTGGACCGGCGCCGCATCCGCACCCGCATGGCTCGGCTGCGCCGTCAGATCAAGGAGATGGCGCCGTCCCGCGAGACCAAGCGCGGGGCGCGCAGGCACCACCAGATCCCGTCCGTGGCGATCGTCGGCTACACGAACGCGGGCAAGTCCTCGCTGCTCAACCGGCTCACCGGCGCGGGGGTGCTCGTCCAGAACCAGCTCTTCGCGACCCTCGACCCCACCGTGCGGCGCGCCACCACCCCGGACGGCCGTGTGTACACGCTCGCCGACACCGTCGGCTTCGTGCGCTCCCTGCCCACCGAGCTCGTCGAGGCCTTCCGCTCCACGCTCGAGGAGGCCGGCGAGGCGGACCTGCTGCTGCACGTCGTGGACGCCGCCCACCCCGACCCCGAGGGCCAGGTGCGCACCGTGCGGGCCGTCGTCGCCGACATCCCCGGCGGCACCGAGGTTCCCGAGCTCATCGTGCTGAACAAGGCCGACCTCGCCGGACCCGAGGATCTCGCGGCGCTGCGCACCCGCTACCCCGGCTCGGTCGCCGTCTCGGCCCGGACGGGCGAGGGTGTGGAGGAGCTCGCGGCCCGCATCGCCGAGCTCCTGCCCCGGCCCGCCGAGGAGATCGACCTCGTCGTGCCGTACAGCCGTGGCGACCTCGTCTCCCGCGCCCACACGGACGGGGAGATCCTCGCCGAGGAGTACGCCGAGGGCGGCACGCGCCTGCACGCGCTCGTCCCGCCGGACCTCGCGGCGGACCTGCGCACGGCCGGCCTGCCCGACGGCGGAGAGGCACCCGCCGCCCGTTCGGCGTCCTGA